One stretch of Candidatus Binataceae bacterium DNA includes these proteins:
- a CDS encoding MaoC family dehydratase: MSDEFKSRARKWPKGNHYEDFELGHVYQHHWGRTLNDGDNSLFSTLTLSFNPLYFNADYAGAHGHRGVVLNPMLVFLTVFGLSVEDLSEAGGLFLGVDDLKFHRALYPGETLSARSTVMDKRESSSRPESGIVTWHTEGHDSRGELVIDFRRTNLVSKRNVNK, translated from the coding sequence ATGAGCGACGAATTCAAATCGCGGGCCAGGAAATGGCCCAAGGGAAATCACTACGAGGATTTCGAACTCGGCCACGTTTACCAGCATCACTGGGGACGTACGCTGAACGACGGCGACAACAGCCTGTTTTCGACCCTGACGCTCAGCTTCAACCCGCTCTACTTCAACGCGGATTACGCGGGCGCCCACGGCCATCGGGGCGTCGTGCTCAACCCGATGCTGGTTTTTCTGACCGTATTCGGGCTCTCGGTCGAGGATTTGAGCGAGGCCGGCGGTTTGTTCCTCGGCGTCGACGATCTTAAATTCCATCGGGCCCTCTATCCCGGCGAAACGCTTAGCGCGCGCAGCACGGTGATGGACAAGCGCGAGTCGTCGAGCCGGCCCGAGAGCGGGATCGTCACCTGGCACACCGAGGGCCACGACAGCCGCGGCGAGCTGGTGATCGACTTTCGC